The following proteins are co-located in the Diorhabda carinulata isolate Delta chromosome 4, icDioCari1.1, whole genome shotgun sequence genome:
- the LOC130892904 gene encoding golgin subfamily B member 1-like isoform X2 produces the protein MTDNLSKKGKDTLDALDETKEQMRKMQENFIILETEMKARQMVLLNDLKSKNLEIAELQEQNEKLIEEKNEIVRNSVTSEKSEVNNHEIIIKDLQQKLADSKTLIEEYTTKIKDLESKVEVIEESHSPSQNSTIEKLKKQLDESNKNMIKVKAQNKSKIKELNKKLDAFKKMSDANVMIVNLQNEITKLNEKIAELEDEKGNVQLKMVESIDTFKGSLYAEEVKELQDKLNRNAEEFEEKEKVIGLLESEIISLKSNITDLTEQNERLSQLQNDQVTFEMKSIQIEEQLEQSRKENNKLREEIEKLNKEKDELFEKIEEFKKEKLDLSTKLDNYIQENMELIDKLEKLSAEKVSSAESIEIVEGLTQQEKLEYQKNMEEPSKALDEEVAPSELNETVSQLTEDSTELLKRIEMFNVERKEVMLKLDALREENNQLCMKINEIENYRDILVETYEQVQSEKDDLQKENKHLVEKLKRLEDVDEDKEEISKLRNLQGDYEKLLEENKYLEKSLKDLDSNIHEKDNLETELMETKEKLSELEDKLKENIEEITNYRLIIEENKTELINSSSLINKLQTELGERENDVKELNVLINDLNTVVGDLQVANEKLGNFEFMENQVKSLNEQVQDFKEEIAFNKSENETLYDELKRKEEIIKNLEKQLQEKDTKIHEIIEEMKQKYLGLQQQLDNNNGSLETQIQELSNKNKEQLEKMKKIAANLKKKTQAYQELESRYKEEKEKWETEINTDKEMNELRIEIEAIKEEIEEKTLALDNSERKLKEMSDIIDTLQQQNSDLQNMLIETRQKQEKITEVSLKQELSRSLHEEFDNLHGSNESTNEDKINELQLIIETNESELNHYKERNEKLEQDLGRLLEEKEDLTNKFKDIEDKLIINENNLKEKILMEKEMSEKLKDITNNEEVLKTALEEIKEENGDLIKRNREQEELIHKLKVKVKKSQEKVGQLKIVQGNLEEQEQVNAELKKQLIHLETVQKQTQMENEELQKRNQRDYEKIENDYQIQLEELIGKNNELTFQREKLEETVKVLKEREEELSIENNELKGKINRLEENLYLASTNWEISMKKSKTLERKLMIKDKGTETVNDVINEAKKKIYDLNTKETQTEENNTKEDLETKIKALEILLFNVDKENEKVVDDCSDMFNEFTKSLYKKLENKPEDSLECQIMSNEEIDGLRDPDSLRRLEYEKCENEFLGYQNDPVQEEPIQQSKAYLTYQIGEENDDGWAWGPEEVRLEEEHQYRNENVLKTQLNKLQADNETHQKEIQQLQIKIGKLTKKCKELKMKNETLSKRTATNKNDFFDLEQTIQDELKMQVEELEKRIEECTGLLNKEKEEKAKLSNRLDILTVTNEKMMQQKEIQDCELLKWKRKYEESLNSFDWEENRIISKTDDVEESKENIEELKTLIKDLTADNEELQALLDDQKQLRVELEKSRNVGNETRMRNLEEELKIKIDLLVDLEKKFVKLKEEFDVNYEEKGKLLQQIDFLEEKLKIETSKIEEIKIIVNDLTKENEELRILLENQKQSEMELEGNGVRILEEELNKIIEEKRVLEEELKIKIDLLVDLEKKFVNLKEEFNVNCVEKEKMSNQIDVLTAANEKLTDLKETQEKLKLEASRYEEKENIEKLKIIVDNLTKENEELRVLIQKDSEEELNRLKNEELPNKINLIENLEEKLTRIQETNKELSMEKSNLVQQYQILYSEFEKLKESSSNVINNLQGEFETQRIKELSGNRAENLEQLIDIFKRNEEESKGKYMEIERRYQNLQDTSSRNILELQTELEESRKLQNETKESSEKIEELRTVIEELRKEKLASDEEIETLKNDLNAKQMEMDRIVTEMENKLVDTVTDLEEKWAAQVDERGNTVAESWKYHLSIVETDFAAIQEKLKNEINDLEEKCNSLVNENNELRKNVDVEIKNEVDRISALQQQINDRQRAINDLNQLLINEQTEKSALAKQVADFEAIQQLLADKEVELSSLKTLAETTRQQLDEKREVVEEIVKVLERNTSFPLSCEKQDILVEIQRQLGLSAENERQVETRIENMNIELQNYRESVREKEEELIRLRSQYSDGQEKDLQIAKLQTQVDQILVKDREILELRQNVEYLKEQLQQLNEKENEILRLQEIVEEYKHRQETDQQELLNMQKQYNEAQYAAEELKLKLEEYHQSNINLQTLVDEKNQQITLLNQQLQLSMDNKDTHKLETELSQYKQDYLILQQSLAECQQHLFDITQDLATKSHECETLNQQLSYSQQNAELLQIEINKINETLINKEQEYALSMENLKTTRYKELESHYEELISVKDLDVEALKTQVAESLYNANEQYRVRMELEQLMKQQQQEHTGLKEELETRLRQLEEKLAEQSTLAEEENKQLDEMRGIIEEQVVKIEQLKKELFEKSKDYDSLIAEMDISRNAITQQPVSTGIRIGSQSEKQPVSDDDLSATVNRAELDIALYMLHQRDVRCEELTVELTHLLEERDTLQLRLSNAIREKEEIRRKYSGTSPVEQSISSNMVPESTEPPLEASSTEIASKPQEKITKQDLASKLSELKQIGYKKDKTFVDEQELRSLQQMSIMQQHIKEVSKLPPEAAAKLVDASYTLSRDIQSPSKVLLNWLWGRSTPKVNDT, from the exons ATGACTGATAATTTGAGTAAAAAGGGAAAAGATACACTAGATGCTTTAGACGAAACTAAAGAGCAAATGAGGAAGATGCAAgagaatttcattattttggaaaCTGAGATGAAAGCTCGGCAGATGGTTTTGCTCaatgatttgaagtcgaaaaaTTTGGAAATCGCGGAACTTCaagaacaaaatgaaaaattaattgaagagaaaaatgaaatagtaAGAAATTCCGTAACGTCAG AAAAATCTGAGGTCAATAATCACGAAATTATCATTAAGGATCTCCAACAAAAATTAGCAGATTCTAAAACTTTAATAGAAGAATATACCACGAAAATTAAAGATTTAGAATCTAAAGTTGAAGTAATTGAAGAAAGCCATAGCCCCTCGCAAAATTCGACtatagaaaaactcaaaaaacaattagatgaaagtaacaaaaatatgattaaagtGAAAGCTCAAAATAAGAGTAAAATCaaggaattgaacaaaaaattggaCGCTTTCAAGAAAATGAGCGACGCCAATGTTATGATTGTCAATTTACAAAACGAAATAACCAAATTGAACGAGAAAATTGCTGAATTAGAAGATGAAAAAGGAAACGTGCAGCTGAAGATGGTCGAATCAATTGATACTTTCAAAG GTTCTCTCTATGCAGAGGAAGTGAAGGAATTGCAAGATAAATTGAACAGGAACGCCGAAGAATTtgaggaaaaagaaaaagtgatcGGATTATTAGAAAGTG AAATAATTTCCTTAAAATCGAATATAACTGATTTAACTGAACAAAACGAGAGATTGTCTCAATTGCAAAACGATCAAGTTACTTTCGAAATGAAATCCATCCAAATAGAAGAACAATTGGAGCAATCgcgaaaagaaaataataaattgagagaagaaattgaaaaacttaataaagaaaaggatgaattgtttgaaaaaatcgaagaatttaaaaaagaaaaattagatcTCTCTACTAAATTAGATAATTATATCCAG gaaaatatggaattaattgataaattagAAAAGCTGAGTGCTGAAAAAGTTTCGTCTGCGGAAAGTATAGAGATAGTGGAAGGTTTAACGCAACAAGAGAAGCTGGAATATCAAAAGAATATGGAAGAACCTTCGAAGGCTTTAGATGAAGAAGTAGCACCATCTGAATTAAACGAAACCGTTTCTCAGCTAACAGAAGATTCGACAGAATTATTGAAGAGAATCGAAATGTTTAACGTTGAAAGGAAAGAAGTTATGTTGAAATTAGATGCGTTAAGagaagaaaataatcaattatgtATGAAGATAAACGAAATAGAAAACTACAGGGATATTTTAGTGGAAACTTACGAGCAAGTACAAAGTGAAAAAGACgatttacaaaaagaaaataaacaccTCGTGGAAAAATTAAAACGATTAGAAGATGTAGatgaagataaagaagaaatttcgaaattgcGAAACCTACAGGGCGATTACGAAAAGTTgttggaagaaaataaataccTCGAAAAATCCCTCAAAGATTTAGATTCGAATATACACGAAAAGGATAATTTAGAAACAGAATTGATggaaactaaagaaaaattaagcGAATTAGAAgataaactaaaagaaaatattgaagaaattactAATTATCGATtgataattgaagaaaataaaactgaattaataAATTCTTCGAGTTTGATTAATAAACTTCAAACCGAGTTAGGTGAAAGAGAAAACGACGTCAAGGAATTAAACGTATTGATAAACGATCTAAATACTGTAGTCGGGGATTTACAGGTAGCCAACGAAAAGTTAGGCAACTTTGAATTCATGGAAAATCAAGTAAAATCCCTAAACGAACAAGTCCAAGATTTTAAAGAAGAAATCGCTTTTAACAAATCAGAAAACGAAACTTTATACGACGAATTGAAGCgtaaagaagaaataataaaaaatctggaaaagcAACTACAAGAAAAAGATACGAAAATACATGAAATCATcgaagaaatgaaacaaaaatatctgGGACTTCAACAACAACTGGATAACAATAACGGTTCATTGGAAACGCAGATACAAGAATtatccaataaaaataaagaacaattggaaaaaatgaagaaaatagcggcgaatttgaaaaagaaaacgcAGGCATATCAGGAATTGGAAAGTAGGTAtaaggaagaaaaagaaaaatgggaaACCGAAATAAATACCGACAAAGAGATGAATGAACTCCGAATAGAAATAGAAGCAATAAAGGAGGAGATAGAAGAGAAAACTTTAGCTTTGGATAATTCCGAAAggaaattaaaagaaatgtCGGATATAATCGATACGTTACAACAACAAAATTCAGATTTGCAAAATATGTTGATAGAAACTCGACAGAAgcaagaaaaaataacagaagtAAGTTTAAAACAAGAATTATCGAGGAGTTTACATGAGGAATTCGATAATTTACACGGAAGTAACGAATCGACAAACGAAGATAAAATAAACGAATTGCAATTGATAATAGAAACGAATGAATCCGAATTGAATCATTATAAAGAACGGAACGAAAAATTGGAACAGGATCTCGGTAGATTattggaagaaaaagaagatttaactaataaatttaaagatatcgaagataaattgattataaatgaaaataatttgaaagaaaagatATTAATGGAAAAAGAAATGAGCGAAAAGCTCAAAGATATAACTAACAATGAAGAAGTCTTAAAGACTGCTTTGgaagaaatcaaagaagaaaatgGAGATTTGATAAAGAGAAATAGAGAACAAGAAGAATTGATACACAAATTGAAagtgaaagtaaaaaaatcacaagaaaaaGTTGGACAATTGAAAATTGTACAGGGTAATTTAGAAGAGCAGGAACAGGTGAACGCggaattgaaaaaacaattgataCATTTAGAAACTGTACAAAAACAGACGCAGATGGAAAACGAGGAATTACAAAAGCGAAACCAAAGAGattacgaaaaaattgaaaacgatTATCAGATACAATTGGAGGAATTGATAGGAAAGAATAACGAATTGACGTTCCAAAGggaaaaactagaagaaacGGTCAAGGTTCTAaaagaaagagaagaagaattatcgatagaaaataacgaattgaaaggaaaaataaatagattagAAGAAAATTTGTACCTAGCTTCGACCAATTGGGaaatttcgatgaaaaaatccaaaactttGGAACGAAAATTGATGATAAAAGATAAAGGAACAGAAACAGTTAACGACGTTATTAACGaagccaaaaaaaaaatttacgatttaaatacaaaagaaacacAAACCGAAGAAAATAACACcaaagaagatttagaaacgaaaataaaagcgttagaaattttattgtttaacgtcgataaagaaaatgaaaaagtagTCGATGATTGCTCGGATATGTTTAACGAATTTACTAAATCGCTTtataaaaaactggaaaacaaACCGGAAGATTCGTTGGAATGTCAAATAATGTCGAACGAAGAAATCGACGGTCTTCGAGATCCCGATTCGCTTCGACGATTAGAATACGAAAAATGCGAAAACGAATTTTTAGGTTATCAAAATGATCCGGTACAAGAAGAACCGATCCAACAGTCGAAAGCTTACTTGACTTATCAAATAGGGGAAGAAAACGACGACGGATGGGCTTGGGGACCAGAAGAAGTTAGATTAGAAGAAGAACATCAATACAGAAACGAAAACGTTCTAAAAACACAACTGAACAAATTACAAGCCGATAACGAAACGCATCAAAAAGAAATCCAACAACTACAAATCAAAATCGGTAAATTAACGAAGAAATGTAAAGAACTGAAGATGAAAAACGAAACATTGTCAAAACGGACTGCTACTAATAAAAACGATTTCTTCGATTTGGAACAGACGATACAAGATGAATTGAAAATGCAAGTGGAGGAATTGGAAAAAAGAATCGAAGAATGTACTGGAttattgaataaagaaaaagaagaaaaagcgAAATTATCGAACCGATTAGATATACTCACGGTTACCAACGAAAAAATGATGcaacaaaaagaaatacaaGATTGCGAATTACTAAAATGGAAAAGGAAATACGAGGAATCGTTAAATTCGTTCGATTGGGAAGAAAATCGAATTATTTCCAAAACAGATGATGTAGAAGAATCCaaagaaaatatagaagaattGAAAACGTTGATTAAAGATCTGACGGCTGACAATGAAGAGTTACAAGCTCTGTTGGACGATCAAAAACAGCTAAGGGTGGAATTAGAGAAAAGCAGAAACGTCGGTAACGAAACGAGGATGCGAAACTTGgaagaagaattgaaaatcaaaatcgATCTATTAGTAGATTTGgaaaagaaatttgtaaaattgaaagAAGAATTCGACGTTAATTACGAGGAAAAGGGAAAACTGTTACAACAAATCGATtttcttgaagaaaaattgaaaattgaaacttcaaaaattgaagaaattaaaattatcgtTAACGatttaacaaaagaaaatgaagaattgcgaattttattggaaaatcaaaaacaatCGGAGATGGAATTGGAGGGTAACGGGGTGCGAATCTTGGAGGaggaattgaataaaataatcgaagaaaaacgtgtattagaagaagaattgaaaataaaaatcgatttattagtagatttggaaaagaaatttgtaaatttgaaaGAAGAATTCAACGTTAATTGcgtggaaaaggaaaaaatgtcgAACCAAATCGACGTTCTTACAGCTGCCAATGAAAAGTTAACTGATTTAAAAGAAAcgcaagaaaaattaaaattggaagCTTCCAGAtacgaagaaaaagaaaatattgaaaaactaaaaataattgtcgataatttaacaaaagaaaatgaagaattgCGAGTTCTGATACAAAAAGATtcagaagaagaattaaacagACTCAAAAACGAAGAATTAcctaataaaatcaatttaatagaaaatttagaagaaaaattgacACGAATACAAGAAACCAATAAAGAATTGTCGATGGAAAAATCTAATTTGGTCCAACAATATCAAATACTTTATTcggaatttgaaaaattaaaagaaagcAGTTCGAACGTTATCAATAACTTACAGGGTGAATTTGAAACGCAACGCATAAAGGAATTGAGTGGAAATAGAGCGGAAAATCTCGAACAATTGATcgatatatttaaaagaaacgAAGAAGAATCGAAaggaaaatatatggaaatcGAACGGCGATATCAGAACCTTCAAGATACGTCTTCCAGGAATATACTCGAATTGCAAACGGAATTGGAGGAATCCAGGAAACTTCAAAACGAAACTAAAGAATCGAGCGAAAAAATCGAAGAATTACGAACAGTAATCGAGGAACTTCGTAAAGAAAAACTTGCTTCCGACGAAGAAATTGAAACGTTGAAGAACGATTTGAACGCCAAACAAATGGAAATGGACAGAATCGTTAcggaaatggaaaataaattggTCGATACCGTTACAGATTTGGAGGAAAAATGGGCGGCCCAAGTCGACGAAAGGg gtaATACAGTCGCCGAAAGTTGGAAATATCATTTGAGTATAGTCGAAACTGATTTTGCTGCTATAcaagaaaaacttaaaaatgaaattaacgatttagaagaaaaatgtaATAGTCTGGTAAACGAAAATAACGAATTAAGAAAAAACGTCGATGTCGAAATTAAAAACGAAGTCGATAGAATTTCGGCTCTACAACAACAGATAAATGACAGACAACGCGCGATTAacgatttgaaccaattgcTAATTAACGAACAGACAGAAAAATCCGCTTTAGCCAAACAG GTGGCCGATTTCGAAGCTATCCAACAACTATTGGCCGATAAAGAAGTGGAATTGTCCAGTTTGAAGACGTTAGCCGAAACGACTCGTCAACAGTTGGACGAAAAACGCGAAGTCGTCGAAGAAATTGTGAAAGTATTGGAAAGAAACACGTCGTTTCCTCTGTCCTGCGAAAAACAGGATATACTCGTCGAAATTCAAAGGCAGCTCGGTTTATCAGCGGAAAACGAACGACAAGTTGAAACCCGAatcgaaaatatgaatattgaattgcAAAATTATCGCGAATCGGTTCGAGAAAAAGAAGAGGAGTTAATTCGATTGCGATCTCAATATAGCGACGGTCAAGAAAAAGATTTGCAAATAGCGAAATTGCAAACGCAAGTGGATCAGATTTTGGTAAAAGATCGAGAAATTTTGGAACTTCGACAAAATGTCGAATATCTAAAAGAACAATTACAACAGttgaatgaaaaagaaaatgagaTTTTGAGGTTACAAGAAATTGTGGAAGAGTATAAG catCGACAAGAAACGGATCAACAAGAATTATTGAACATGCAAAAACAGTATAACGAAGCACAATACGCTGCAGAAGAATTAAAACTTAAACTCGAAGAGTACCACCAAAGTAATATAAATCTTCAGACTTTGgtagatgaaaaaaatcagcagATTACATTATTAAACCAACAATTACAACTTTCGATGGACAACAAAGACACACATAAATTAGAAACGGAATTATCGCAGTACAAAcaagattatttaattcttcAACAATCACTTGCCGAATGTCAACAACATCTTTTCGACATCACTCAAGATTTAGCGACAAAATCGCACGAATGCGAAACCCTCAATCAACAACTCTCCTATTCCCAACAAAACGCCGAATTGCTGCAAAttgaaatcaacaaaataaacgAAACTTTAATCAACAAAGAACAAGAATACGCCTTATCGATGGAGAATTTAAAAACAACCCGTTACAAAGAATTGGAAAGCCATTACGAAGAACTGATATCAGTCAAAGATTTAGACGTTGAAGCTCTAAAAACCCAAGTGGCCGAATCCCTTTACAACGCCAACGAACAATACAGGGTCAGAATGGAACTAGAACAACTAatgaaacaacaacaacaagaaCATACCGGATTGAAAGAAGAATTAGAAACTAGACTTCGACAATTGGAAGAAAAACTTGCAGAACAATCGACGTTAGCcgaagaagaaaataaacaattagaCGAGATGAGGGGTATAATCGAAGAGCAGGTCGTTAAAattgaacaattgaaaaaagaattattcGAAAAGAGTAAAGATTACGACAGTTTAATCGCCGAAATGGACATCAGCAGGAACGCTATCACTCAACAACCCGTATCCACAGGAATAAGG atCGGTTCGCAATCCGAAAAACAACCAGTTTCCGATGACGATCTATCCGCAACCGTAAACCGAGCAGAATTAGATATAGCTTTGTACATGTTACATCAAAGAGACGTACGTTGCGAAGAACTAACCGTCGAATTAACCCACTTATTAGAAGAAAGAGACACCTTGCAATTGAGATTATCTAATGCCAttagagaaaaagaagaaatacgAAGAAAATATAGCGGAACTA gtCCAGTTGAACAGTCGATTTCTTCGAACATGGTACCTGAAAGTACCGAACCACCTTTGGAAGCATCCAGTACTGAAATAGCTAGTAAACCACAggaaaaaataactaaacaaGATCTTGCTAGCAa gTTATCGGAATTGAAACAAATCGGTTACAAAAAAGATAAGACGTTTGTGGATGAACAAGAACTTAGGAGTCTACAACAAATGTCGATAATGCAACAACACATTAAAGAAGTCTCTAAATTACCACCGGAAGCCGCTGCTAAATTAGTGGACGCTAGTTATACGCTTT